DNA from Gadus chalcogrammus isolate NIFS_2021 chromosome 11, NIFS_Gcha_1.0, whole genome shotgun sequence:
TTGTTGTGCAACACAGCAGAGAGGACCAAAGGCAGCGTGTATAGGTTCCCATGCATGCAAGGCATGGATTGGTTTTGATTGGGAAAAACAGGAAACGAAACGAACGTTTTTCTGTTTAAGAATTAAACCGGTATCAGCTTCATCGCCCTGGACAAAGACAAGGACAGCTGGAGGCCATTATTACGATCAGGGACAAAGGGAGCTCGGGTGGAGCGGCGAAGAGTCAAAGTTCACAAGTGGGGCAATTGAAAGGTGTCAGATCAGAGGCACTATTTTGCCCCGCGTCGGCCCTGCCATGCTGTGAAGATGGCATCGAGCTCCTTGTTTCTGTCTAGCATGGTGGGCAAGTCGCGCTCCTCCAACTTCACCCTTTCCGAGAAGCTCGACCTGTTGAAGCTGGTGCGCCCTCATGTGCGCATTCTGGAGGAGCACACCAACAAGCATGCCGTCATCGTAGACAAGAACAAGTGTTGGGACACCGTGGCCGACCAGTACAACTCGCTGGGAGGGGACAGACCCCAGCGCACCGCTCAGGGCCTCCGGACTCTATACAAGAGACTGAAGGAGTCGGCCAAGCAGGAGCTGATGCAGAGGAGACACGCCCAGCCCGAATACAGGGGGAGCATTTCGGAGCCAACCAGGAGGGTGATGGAGATGATTCCTCAGTTGTTTCACCACGTGCCCGTACAGGATAAAGACCAAGCGCTGCGCAGGTACACGTCCCCGTGTGACAACTTTATGGCTTGTTTTTTGAGACGcgcaaaaaaaaactaaaaaaccgCACGCATCGAAATACCAAACGCGAATTTCTTTCATATTCTTTTTGCTACTTTTACAGCCTATTTAAAATAGTCTTTCATATCGAGATTATACACTACTCGAAACAAAATACATCTTGACACGTTTTTAATATATTTAcgtttaaaacatttgaataattaaTTTGATAATTATTGTTTTGAATCTTACTTCTCTTAACTTGGCTAAAGCTGTTAATTGTAGCCCTTCTTAATTTTCCTTGAATGTATTGCTATTGAAACGTGACTTAGTTGTGCCATTGACGTGTGTTGCTCACCATCTGCAGGTTAATatacaacaaacacaactctcCCATCGAGCACCCGGCCAGCAGCTCCTCTCTGCCCGGCCTGCAGGATTACCCAGCAGCCCTCCCGCTTGCCCACAAGCTGGTCCAGCTGGAGCCCGAGGAGGATGTGAAGCCGCCTCCCGAGCTCCCCGTCCTACCCCTCGTCACGGGGCCGGAAGGGGTCAGGGAACAGGAGCAGGTAGGCAACGTTGACGACGAGTCTCTGGTCAGCGTGCAGGACTACGAGCCGTCCCTGTCCCCCGCCCTGTCCACCTCCTCGGTCAACATCCCCCTCTCCGGGTCACCACTGGTGGACCCCCACCACGACCTGTACCCCAACGTCCTGTACCCCCACGACCACCTGGAGCACGAGCGCTTCCGGCCCCACCACTTTGCCAAGGAGGAGCACGAGCTGGTGCTAGCCAACCACCAGAAGGTGGCGGTGtacctggaggagaagagggaggggctgaagaggaagcaggagctggaggaggagctactGAGAGCCAAGATCAAGGTGGAGCGGCTGAGGGCGGCCAGACTGAGACACGGGCTGCCTCTGCCTCTATAGCACAAGCCTGAGGAGACACAGCCTGCCTTTGGTAGCAATGCCCTTAAACTCTTGAACGGGACCCACAATGGGTCGCGGTCCGGTTGGAGGTGGGTCGCAACCCCCGAAACACGGGAGTGCTCAGAGTGTGTGGTCGGGACCCAAGGACACACTGAAATGGTCTTTTGGTCCAGAGATGAACGTGTGGAGGAACCTCTGCTCTATAGCACACATAATGGCACCCTAAGTCTGAGGAGAGGACTGAAGAATCCCTCAGCCTCAATGGATGAATATTTTCTTAGTTTTGCTTGAGACCCGTTTTAGCCCAAAATACTTTTGAGGGCCGTAGTCTAACGATGCATTGCCTACAGCCCAATTTTCATCAGAGTAAATCCAATCATCCAAAACATTTTTGTCATATTTTTATGGCAGATACGACCATATTACTAATGACCTGCCAGTGCAAAACCTTACTATGCTCAAATGTAAGGGAATGAACCGTGTGATTAGGTATTTTCTACATTTCAGAATGTGTATTTGCCCCTGTTGGGTTAGTTTAGTGGCTGGCCATTTTATATTAATTTGAGAACAGTTTGCAAAGAAGAGCTCAAGCTAGTTCCTACAAGGTTTGAGAAGCATGCAAAGATTGGAAAAATAAGCCTTTCAATGCAATCCTTAATTATTTTGAAGATGAATGGACATTAAGACATTAGCACTGTGATACTTCTATGTTTTGGTGGGATGAGCCCTTCCACTTCAAGGCCTTGACAAGACATTTGTGATGTCTTGTCAACAGAAATCCTCATATGGAgatctaaaataaataaataacagggAGCACATGGAAGCTTTATATATTGAATGGAATCTTTGATGTGTGATGTTGTTTAAATGTTGTGCTAATAATGGTACAAGAGTGTTCCTCTGTCCCAGTTCAATGTTCATGcacttattaaaaaataattaaccgTTTTATGGTTCTTACACATTAGCTCTGCATCACATCTCCTATCTTCAGTCTGGTGTTACAACACATATTTTACTGGTCATTTATTTCGATGTATAAAATGGTTTCCGTGTGTTTACTCGTGTATTGTGGTTGACCTGGAGTGGATTATCTATAAACCCGATGGCACATTTGGCAGTTAAACTGTTGTGTAGCGCCCTCCACTGGTgggtttatatatttttgaacaGTCGAGTTCTCTATTGGTTAACGTCTTCATCCACTGTAGATTTCTCCCTTTGTTCCCAGGGCTAGGCGGTCCTCCTGAGCTGCATCAAGGCTCCTCTCCCAAGGCTCCACTGGGGAAGGCAGGGTCTTCAGGGGGGGTTCCATCCGGCCCCCCCAGCACGTCCGGGGTCAGGTACTTCAATGTGATGTGGTGTAAAGCCAGCAAGAAGAAGCACAAGCGCTGGGAGGGGGATGCTGTGCTTGTGACCAGAGGACGCACCGCCACACTCAAAGACATGGAGGGCAAAGACATCGGAAAAGGTGACACTCTTTCACTGTCATTGCCTTCATGCAACTGGAattgttgaaaataaaaacttttTAACATTGCAATCAGTCGGAAAGACGCAATGAAAAAAGTGTTCTCCTTGGTTATACTTATACCTCGTTAACCATCTGGTAAAGTGTAATGCTATGTCCTTATATGTCTTCTGATGTGATGAATGTGCTGATCCGGTCAGAAGTCCttagttttgttttgtgttcgtACAGGAAGTGGCTACAAGGTGTCTGAGCTTGCCGCTCTTTGTGAGGGGGAGACTCTGATGGTCggggggaaggaggtggaggtgatgggggtgatATCTGCTGAAGACTTTGCCAAGGGCCGCTGCTTCCAAGAAGCCCACGTGgtaaaggaagaggagggtccCAAGTCCGGCCCGCCTCCCCCTCGCAACTCTGCCTCTAAACCGTTCTGCAGCCCCATGCTGGGCAGAGCGGAGAACACCGGCACCAGAGTGCAGGAGGAGCAGCCGGGCAGGCCCCGCCATGACCCCCTCGCTGCAGGTAGAGACCAGCACGGCACCGCAGGCTTCACGCCACCGCCACCCTGACCATGAGGGCTCGCGGGAACGTCAGGCCTGCAATAACATGGTTGCTGGATTGAAGCCCTTTTGGAAAAGGGGATTTCGGTTCTTGAGCAAGGAACTTTCTTCCCTAACTATATAACGCCTCATATATTGCATAGAAAGTGGACGATGCATATTTTTCAATGCGGCCCAATACTCGTTTGTACCGCACAGCTAGAGCTTTCTGCCTGGGTCAAGTTCACTGCTTGTGTTTTAGATGCGTTTGGCACAATTTGATTGATTTCCCAATGCTTGTCGGGTTCTAGATGCAACACAAACCCTTCTGGGACGAAAGGTTGCAAGCCTTATGCTGTGTTGTTTTGGAGACTTTATTTGAACTCGTCGATGGAACCAGCATCAAGGATGCGTAAGAGGCTTGGTGTGCAGTGTTGGATGTCCGCTGCTGGTGCttgtatgaatgtgtttttgtaaCCCACAAATCCCTTTGTGCTTTGTCTCTCTGTAGGTGCCTTGGTTATGCCGCGTCCCTCCACCAATCACCAGTGGGCCTCTAACAAGGCAGGGCTACCTGTGGTGGACGTGGTGGTGGACCCTCACCTGGTCAATAACCTTCGACCGCACCAAAGGGAAGGCCTGCTCTTCCTCTACGAGTGTGTGATGGGCATGAGGTAATGGATCCTGATTAAGATGCAGCAGTTATGAAGAACCAGTATTCTGAACATTAGCTGAAAGAAGGCACTGAAGTTGTTGAGTCAGGTTGATCCAGATGAGGCCACTCTCCTCAGTGAGGCAGTCTGTCCATCTGCCTCCCTCTGCTTCCCCCTGCTCTGCCCCAGGGCGCCGTCCAGCCACGGGGCCATCCTGGCAGATGAGATGGGCCTGGGGAAGACCCTGCAGAGCGTGGCGCTGGCCTGGACGCTGCTCAGACAGGGGCCGTACGGGGGGAAGCCCATGGCCAAGCGTGTTCTGGTGGTGGCCCCCGGCAGCCTGGTGCAGAACTGGGGGGCCGAGTTCAACAAGTGGCTGGGCCGAGAGAGGATCAGCGTCTACGCCGTGGACCAGGTGAAGGGAGCAGATAGGGTTCATGTCCCAACAGGGGAACAGAGAGGGTTCATGTCCCACCAGGGGAACACGGAGGGTTCATGTCCCACCAGGGGAACACAGAGGGTTCTTGTCCCACCAGGGGAACAGATAGGGTTCATGTTCCACCAGGGGAACAGAGAGGGTTCTTATCCCACCAGGGGAGTAGAGAGGGTTCATGTCCCACCAGGGGAGTAGAGAGGGTTCATGTCCCACCAGGGGAACAGAGAGGGTTCTTATCCCACCAGGGGAACAGAGAGGGTTCTTATCCCACCAGGGGAACAGAGAGGGTTCTTATCCCACCAGGGGAACAGAGAGGGTTCTTATCCCACCAGGGGAGTAGAGAGGGTTCATGTCCCACCAGGGGAACAGAGAGGGTTCATGTCCCACCAGGGGAGTAGAGAGGGTTCATGTCCCACCAGGGGAGTACAGAGGGTTCATCTCCCACCAGGGGAGTAGAGAAGGTTCATCTCCCACCGGGGGAACAGAGAGGGTTCATGTCCCACCAGGGGAGTAGAGAGGGTTCATGTCCCACCAGGGGAGTACAGAGGGTTCATCTCCCACCAGGGGAGTAGCGAAGGTTCATCTCCCACCGGGGGAGTAGAGAGGGCTCATGTCCCACCAGGGGAACAGAGAAGGTTCATGTCCCACCAGGGGAGTAGAGAGGGTTCATGTCCCACCAGGGGAGTAGAGTTGGTTCATGTCCCACCAGGGAGGGATGGGCTGTAGGACATTTCTCTAAAGGGTTGATTGAAGATCATTCATAATATTGGATCAGTAATATCCCATGCTGTCTCCGGCCCCTTGTATGACAAAAATAATGAGAATtttctaaagtgtgtgtgtgtttaggaccACAGGATAGAGCAGTTTGTGGCCTGTCCTCTCCACAGTGTCCTGGTGATCAGCTATGAGATGCTGCTGCGCTCTCTAGAGCAGGTAGGAAACCTCAGAGTTATCTTTAGTACATGTCCAGCAGTATTGGATCTGGGGTTGACATGGCTTACACATGTGACTCCTGATGGAACTGGTTCCAGGTCCAGAAGCTGGAGTTCGGCCTCATCGTGTGTGACGAGGGCCACCGGCTGAAGAACAGCAGCATCAAGACGTCCTCGGCCATCAGCGGGCTCAGCTGCAGACGCAGGGTCATCCTGACAGGTGGGTACTTCCGTCTGGACCTCCCTCACTCACCCAGACTCACTCCCAGTCCCGTACCAGTGCTGGCAAACCAATGGCAGAAAACAAGCAGACCACCAACATGCTAGCTTCCCACATGATACTTTCTCCTTCTGTTTAAAACACGACTTATGATTCACATTTTTACAAGCTTATACCAAGAAAAACCATGGCACATTGAACCAACCCTGACCCAATCAGTAAGCATCAGAGAGTACGTTCTGTAGTCTTTGTAGTTCTTATCGCTGTTCATAGACCACACAAACACCTTACTCATGCAGTCTATTTTGTTGTTGTCCAGGTACTCCCGTCCAGAATGACCTGCAGGAGTTCTACGCCATCATAGAGTTGGTCAACCCAGGGATCCTGGGCTCCTGCGCCGCTTACAGGAAGGTGTTCGAGGAGCCCATCCTGCGCTCGCGACAGCCCTCCTGCACAGAGGTACTGAACGTCATACCTTTATGTTCCCCGCTTAGGCTCATTGAGATGCAGCACTCCTCTACCAACCACAGACAACACTACAACAAACTACTAATCACAACATTGGTGACAGATGGATGGGCGATACAAAGGTGTTGCATAACGTGAGGCCGGTGGCTATAGGACTAAAGGGATGTGGCTCTTATCTCTTATCCCCTCTGCACATGTTATCTGTTCATGTTGGATATGGACACTGCTTAACCTGGTTAACTACCATCCTCTCTCCGCAAAGGAGGAGAGGGTTCTAGGGGAAGAGCGAGCCACGGAGCTGTCCCGCCTCACCAGCATGTTCGTCCTGCGGCGCACCCAGGAGATCATCAACTGCTACCTGCCGCCGCGCCACGACTGGACACTGTTCTGCGGCGCCACCGCCCTGCAGACGGAGCTGTACCAGCAGCTGCTCGGTCACCGCGTGTTCAGGGCCTGCCTGCAGGGCTCCggtcagacccacacacacctggcctgcATCACCGCCCTGAAGAAGCTCTGTAACCACCCTGGCCTGCTGCACGCCACCGTCAAGGTCAGAGCAGGGAGCCAATCACCGAACCCACCCATCAGGCAATGACTGCAGGGAGGTTACATGACTGTGTTTGGCTCCAGACAGAAAACTGCTTTGGGGTCCTCGTATGGATGAGGAGCACTGTACTGCAGTTTTTTTAAAGGTTCTAGATTAAGTGTGTTTCAGTCCCTTACCACTATATTATCTTCTTGAAAGATATGTCTACCAAAACTGCTCCTTAAAAacatgcatctgaattcactgggAGTCAGTTTGGATAAAAGAGCTGGCCAAACGACTAAACTGTAAATGGCAGATAATATTCCCCTGTTCTATTGACTACAGTGTTGAGCAGAGGTTGACGGTACaattatgtgtctgtgtttatctaGGCGAAGGAGGACAGTGGTTCCGTGGAGAACACTTTGTACGAGGGCCTGGCTGCTCTGTTCCCAGAGGACTACTCCTCAGGAGGTCTCAGTACCGCCGACTCTGGGAAGCTCCTGGTCCTGGCAGACCTGCTGACTGCCATCAGACACCTCAGCCCGTCAGACAGGTGTGGGGGtgtatggcgtgtgtgtgtgtgtgtgtgtgtgtgtgtgtgtgtgtgtgtgtgtgtgtgtgtgtgtgtgtgtgtgtgtgtgtgtgtgtgtgtgtgtgtgtgtgtgtgtgtgtgtgtgtgtgtgtgtgtgtgtgtgtgtgtgtgtgtgtgatcatctGAGCATGTGTCCTATCATCTGCTTCCACTGTATAATTAAAAGAACAGTGTGCCATTAaaggtgtgtgtccgtgcaggGTCGTGGTGGTGTCAAACTACACTCAGACGTTGGACCTTCTCCAGGACCTGTGTGTCCACATGGGCTACACCTTCTGCAGATTAGACGGACAAACACCCACCAACCAGCGGCAGCGGCTGGTGGACAACTTCAACAGCCCCTACTCCAACCACTTCCTGTTTCTGCTGAGTTCTAAGGCCGGAGGGGTGGGGCTTAATCTAGTGGGCGCGTCCCACCTGGTTCTGTATGATATTGACTGGAACCCTGCGAATGACATCCAGGTGAGGTGCAGGCATGAAGACCGAAGCCTAGGAATGTAGTACCGAGCTCTAGCTAAAGGAAAGGGCAGCGGGTCTTTAGCTCTGTGGTTCTAATTCTTATGCTTTCATTAATTCACCGAACAAAAgtaaacaacaaaataatgtaGACATAACATGAATGACATTCCTTACATTAATGTTGGACTAGAAGTGCTTTTCCGTGGGACCCCACATAGCGATCAAAGTAATCCATCAGGTGGCAGTGTGTGCACACTCAGACATTGCTGACGATATTACCCGGTGTGTTCAGGCCATGGCTCGAGTCTGGAGGGACGGACAGAAGAAGACCGTACACATCTACCGACTCCTCACTGCTGGTGAGAGCACCGGTTCACTCGGGCACACACGACAAAAAAATATGGGGCAACAACGCTCCACTGTGCATGATGAGCAAGAGAGGGGATAACGCATTGATCATCTCCGCAGCTCAATCAGAAATCACTGTTTCTGGTGGTGTTACGCAACATCCAACTGCAGGTTAACTGTCATAAGAATTGATCTATTGATCTAATTGATACATCATTATTACCGTCGTTGGTGATGTAGATTATGTAGACCTGAACTGAATCGTCCGTCCTGATCTTATCTACTATAATGACATCTGGTTCTAATCTTTTGACCATTTAGAATTTAGATTGATCCCCTGAATCCCTCATGACCGCGTACAACACACTGTGTACATTCACTGTATTGAATGAGCCATTAAACACTGCCTCACGCAGGTACGATTGAGGAGCGTATCTTCCAGAGACAGGTGTCCAAACAGGGGCTCTCTGGCACCGTGGTGGACCTGGGCAAAGGGGCAGAGCATACCAGCTTCTCAACCAGTGAGCTGAGAGATCTTTTCAGCCTCACAGACACCCCCTCTCTGACGCACGACCTCCTCAACTGTAACTGCAGCATGGACGGAACAAttcagggtacacacacacacacacacacacacacacacacacacacacacacacacacacacacacacacacacacacacacacacacacacacacacacacacacacacacacacacacacacacacacacacacacacacacaggctgaaaTATTATGGTTTTATTTTGGATAGCCATGGAAGAAGAAGTGGAGCAGCGGTCTGATAGGCCCTGCCAGCTGGGTCGTCTTGGAGACAGAGTCGGAGAAGGAGGCGTGTCACAGAAGCATCTCAGCATGTCGGAGCTGATGCAGTGGAGGCATTTCTCCGGGGAGACCGCCACCTTCTCAGACCCCTACCTGGACCACGCGCGGAACCACATCACCTTCGCCTTCCAATCCACCATGTCCCACGCAGCTCAGTGAAGGACGGCTACACAtgtaaccacagacatatttaaacgTTGGTGAGGTTTACGTGAAAACCACAGAtgattttaaagaaaaaacagtTTGATATTTACACAGTGGAAAACGTATTGCGCCTGACTTAAATTATTACACTGTTATAACTCTAATAAAACATTTCCCCTTTGTACATTTCGCAACTGGgactatttttgttttattattcaaactTTGAACAGAGAGATTCTTTGTCTGTTTACTTACTTgtaagaaagacagagagagatagagatcatGTTTGCAATGAAGTCAATGTTTACATTTCAACCCAAGCATTTTTGTACAATGTAATTCCCTGAAGATAAGAACAAGTGTTGGAGTGTTTGTCTTCATCTTGTGTAATATTTACCTTGTCACCAACAGCTGTGTTTTACTCCAAGAAGGGACCGAACGGAAGCGCCTGGGCAGGATGTTGACGTGAGAACCATGCAATGAGTCTGTTTACAGTCGCAGGGGTCATATCATCAGCATTTCTTTGTGAATGCTTTATTCTTTTTCATAAGGGTAAAGGATGATTAGCTTTCTGCACCACAGCACAAAGCTTAAACCTAAGATGCGTGTGTGGCACTACCtgtctgagagtgtgtgctGTAGCACCTTACATGTGCTCGTCAGTGCTGGAGTGGATTGGCTTCAGTAGATGCCTCTTTATGTGTGAAACACACTTTGTGTAAGGGGTTACCCTttgtttggggtgtgtgtgtggcaccatGGTTACTTAAACCCCTGCTGGTTCCCCTTGGGACAGCATGTCTCTGAACTACAACAGGGTTTTCGTCTGTGGAATTGTATTCACAGAGGGGATGGCTGTTATGCATTCGGTCATTCATGTTCAACCATTGTGGCTTTGGCTGGAGAGCTCAATGCGCAGTCCTTACTGTCCGATAAGGCACTAGGGAGGGGTAGGAGAGAGACTCTTTGTTAAATTGTCATTAACCCAGCATCACAAGCTAAAATGGGTATCTACAGTGACCCAGTTTTTCCAAGAGTGCAACTAGTAAAGCTGCCTGTGTAACCAGGCAACCGCCAGTCATTTCCCCCTGCCCTATGCATGCCTTTTCAATGTGTTTCTGCACGTGTCGGACGGATCGTCGAGGGGGCAAGCGGGATATTgatttaacccatagttgtgtctCATAGACTGCGCTGCCTCTGCTGTACAGCCGATAGCAGAATCAGTTTGTGGCTAAAACATCCCTCTTTAAAAGCTCAGCGTTGGGGTTTACAGATCAAGGACTTAGTATAGTTGACGGACTGAGGGGATTAATGAGTTTCTATCTATGGACCGATGGCGCTGTCTGTGGCTCTAATGGAAAAGGCGGATTCACAGATTGGGGGTTTAATTTCTGAGGCCCTTGTCCCGCCGGAATAAAGATGGAGTGAATGATGGAACAGTCCCTTTAAGCCtcacattgttttgtttgtgcatTACATAGCATTGCATGTGTGATGCACATTACTGCATGTGTTCATATAATGCCTGTGGCTCTTTCAACGCTCATTGTGGATTGATAGATTATGTTGGCAATGCAAAAGAGCCCCAGGACTGACTGTCCTCTCTGGGTGGTCTCTAGGGGCCACAGCCCAGATTAGTCGCACTGGAGTTTGGGAAGTCTAATCTGCTCATCCGGGTTTGACCAGGGAGTCGATGGATCCAGTAGCAACACATTATCTATTGTTTCTACATGTTTTATTGGTAACCACCTGGAGAGGCCGACTTGCAACTCTGTGATCCGTGTGTTCCTATCTGAAACCATACTGTTTCTAACTGCTGCACTGTTGCCACCCTCTGAGAAAACCAGAACAACAAATATTCTTCGAGTGCCTTGTTTTTCCAGATCTTCACAGAATTAGCTTGACTAATGTTCGGGTTTCCTGGAAACATTTCCATGGTTATAAAAAGAAGAGAAGATGACAGTTTACATTAGTTTGTGTGATCCTTTCCTGTTCTGGGTCAGGGATGAGGTCGCTTAAACACTAATGGAATTTAGCAGTAGAACTGTTTTACGCAGATGTCACAGCCCTAATGTAGGGAAACATCTGTGATGGGGTTCTAATCACTCTAGCCTGACGTCTTGTGACgtctttgatttaaaaaaaacaagttttCACAACTATCTTTATCTAAATGGACCGAACGGTCTTAAAATCCATACGATATTCTCAAATTTGTATTGAATGTTTTTCAATACCTCTGCTGTGGTCTCATCTCCAACCAACCATTGATAACGAAGGAGACGGTGGCATCGAATGTGGTGTCACTTTCACCAAGTTATTAAGAGCATGAATAAAAATCAACAGCAGCGCCAAAACAGCCTCTACTAATCAACCTATTTTGTGACTGGATCAATTTGAAACATGCAGTAGTTGGGACCTTATTGATTTGAACATCTAGTATAATTTTTGTTCCTATCTACACATATGTTGGGCTTTTCATGCCTTGACGGTTGGGCAGTGGGTTGAAtgagaggggggatggcatgCAGCGAAGCACAGGGGGAATCTAACCTTGCTCGCTACAACGCGTGTTAGCAGCATGGGGAACGCACTAGGGTGACCCGCCTAGCTGCACCCCAACCTCCAACACCTTTAAGGTGCTTTTAGATTCGGTGCAGCAGACAACGACCCCCTCAACACCTACATGGTTACTGAAGTACGGAATAGTTTGTGGCTGTAATGTTTTTAATTTCTGAATATGGATTTCTGTCATATCGGACTTCAGCGGGCTCAGTCGGACGCAGTGTGTTCCTATTGTTTTGGGCAGCCGTCGTTGGCTGTCACCACGGCTCTGTCAGACTATCCCTCTGTGGCCCCGTTAGTTTGGGTCTCGCTCCAGCAGCGGGGTATTAACTGTTGTCCAATCATCGGTTCAGATCACACTCCCAGGGTCAGACCTACAAACCATCCGAATATGCAGTAGTATTGACATCCACTTTAAAAGCTCTCTGCACATAAGTATCAGTCTGGCTCTTCCATtggtctatgtctctcttttttgcctgtctgtgtctcttcttGTCCGTCTTGTCTGCTGTCGTTGTCTGTTggtcttctctttctcctgcaAAAATCCATAGGTGCATGGAGAAAGAGAATATCATTGAGAGATTGAGTGCAATGCATTGGCGCGATCTGAAGATGGTCATTGTAGAAGCTGTTGTCAACGCATGAATGTGTTGATACTTGATAGGAAAGAAGCAACATTAATGACATTCCTAAACATTACCTGCTAAATTATGATTGGTTATTATGACTGCACCATGTATCTATTCATATAAGCCATATTGAACTTCCACTGATCCCCACAAGTTAAACGTGTGTTGGGACTCCTACATAGCAGGTCATCTGTTCAGTGGGAACATCGGGTCTGGAGTagagaaaaaaacattcaatCATTAGCTAGAGGGCAGATGCTTCATCCCAGTAACCACCACTTCCTGGGCTTCATTCCCAGCAGCACACTAACATCTCAGATGGAGATCAACATTAACCAACATGGGATCAGGGTTTAAACTACGCTGTGGTAGTTGCTTCGTATGCCAGTCGAGACAGCAGCACCTTCTTTAAATTAATCATTCATGATGTCTTGTTACTGTATTAAAATATTGTACAACGTTTGCATGTGCTATGCACGTGAATGGTGGATGGGGGGATCTATAATGAAAGAGCTATAAGGATCCCAGCTTGGTGATGAAGTACCAGGCCGAGCTGAGAACAGGCTGCACTCAGCTTTGCTCGCTGCGTGATGCATGCGCTGAAGCCAAGCGAGGATCGCCTCTACAACGCATGACAGCAGATGGATGACGTCAAGGAaatccccctgtccctctcctaactctcgctctctttcgctcttcctcccccccagccgATATTTATAAATCCCACCAGGATGGACACATTAGAGCCTAAACGGACTGGACAGGTGACAGGACATCCACGGCGTAGTTTGTCAACTTCATTACTGAGCACACTTGGCTTGTGCAGATTTGTCCTGTCTTAAAACCAGctttaatgatttgttattggTAGAAACCTAACCTAACCGTATCAATaaattttttttcataataatatcgttctatttcatcagGAGGAACAACACTTTTTTGCGCAAAGGTTGATCTAATTGAAGCTAAATCGGCACCGGGCATTGTATTTCTTTTAGGGTGTTGAGGACAGAA
Protein-coding regions in this window:
- the LOC130392411 gene encoding fibrinogen silencer-binding protein produces the protein MASSSLFLSSMVGKSRSSNFTLSEKLDLLKLVRPHVRILEEHTNKHAVIVDKNKCWDTVADQYNSLGGDRPQRTAQGLRTLYKRLKESAKQELMQRRHAQPEYRGSISEPTRRVMEMIPQLFHHVPVQDKDQALRRLIYNKHNSPIEHPASSSSLPGLQDYPAALPLAHKLVQLEPEEDVKPPPELPVLPLVTGPEGVREQEQVGNVDDESLVSVQDYEPSLSPALSTSSVNIPLSGSPLVDPHHDLYPNVLYPHDHLEHERFRPHHFAKEEHELVLANHQKVAVYLEEKREGLKRKQELEEELLRAKIKVERLRAARLRHGLPLPL
- the rad54b gene encoding DNA repair and recombination protein RAD54B isoform X1; translated protein: MRRSGAPSRLTANAAKRPRFQPPGGSLPRSSAQPQGQADQRAPNTNAILTEQAQRGLAGPALDAPMKLPWPGPTEDASPGMSRALAMVLHAAECKENDMEADGHPQVTPVESGAGLGGPPELHQGSSPKAPLGKAGSSGGVPSGPPSTSGVRYFNVMWCKASKKKHKRWEGDAVLVTRGRTATLKDMEGKDIGKGSGYKVSELAALCEGETLMVGGKEVEVMGVISAEDFAKGRCFQEAHVVKEEEGPKSGPPPPRNSASKPFCSPMLGRAENTGTRVQEEQPGRPRHDPLAAGALVMPRPSTNHQWASNKAGLPVVDVVVDPHLVNNLRPHQREGLLFLYECVMGMRAPSSHGAILADEMGLGKTLQSVALAWTLLRQGPYGGKPMAKRVLVVAPGSLVQNWGAEFNKWLGRERISVYAVDQDHRIEQFVACPLHSVLVISYEMLLRSLEQVQKLEFGLIVCDEGHRLKNSSIKTSSAISGLSCRRRVILTGTPVQNDLQEFYAIIELVNPGILGSCAAYRKVFEEPILRSRQPSCTEEERVLGEERATELSRLTSMFVLRRTQEIINCYLPPRHDWTLFCGATALQTELYQQLLGHRVFRACLQGSGQTHTHLACITALKKLCNHPGLLHATVKAKEDSGSVENTLYEGLAALFPEDYSSGGLSTADSGKLLVLADLLTAIRHLSPSDRVVVVSNYTQTLDLLQDLCVHMGYTFCRLDGQTPTNQRQRLVDNFNSPYSNHFLFLLSSKAGGVGLNLVGASHLVLYDIDWNPANDIQAMARVWRDGQKKTVHIYRLLTAGTIEERIFQRQVSKQGLSGTVVDLGKGAEHTSFSTSELRDLFSLTDTPSLTHDLLNCNCSMDGTIQAMEEEVEQRSDRPCQLGRLGDRVGEGGVSQKHLSMSELMQWRHFSGETATFSDPYLDHARNHITFAFQSTMSHAAQ
- the rad54b gene encoding DNA repair and recombination protein RAD54B isoform X2; protein product: MRRSGAPSRLTANAAKRPRFQPPGGSLPRSSAQPQGQADQRAPNTNAILTEAQRGLAGPALDAPMKLPWPGPTEDASPGMSRALAMVLHAAECKENDMEADGHPQVTPVESGAGLGGPPELHQGSSPKAPLGKAGSSGGVPSGPPSTSGVRYFNVMWCKASKKKHKRWEGDAVLVTRGRTATLKDMEGKDIGKGSGYKVSELAALCEGETLMVGGKEVEVMGVISAEDFAKGRCFQEAHVVKEEEGPKSGPPPPRNSASKPFCSPMLGRAENTGTRVQEEQPGRPRHDPLAAGALVMPRPSTNHQWASNKAGLPVVDVVVDPHLVNNLRPHQREGLLFLYECVMGMRAPSSHGAILADEMGLGKTLQSVALAWTLLRQGPYGGKPMAKRVLVVAPGSLVQNWGAEFNKWLGRERISVYAVDQDHRIEQFVACPLHSVLVISYEMLLRSLEQVQKLEFGLIVCDEGHRLKNSSIKTSSAISGLSCRRRVILTGTPVQNDLQEFYAIIELVNPGILGSCAAYRKVFEEPILRSRQPSCTEEERVLGEERATELSRLTSMFVLRRTQEIINCYLPPRHDWTLFCGATALQTELYQQLLGHRVFRACLQGSGQTHTHLACITALKKLCNHPGLLHATVKAKEDSGSVENTLYEGLAALFPEDYSSGGLSTADSGKLLVLADLLTAIRHLSPSDRVVVVSNYTQTLDLLQDLCVHMGYTFCRLDGQTPTNQRQRLVDNFNSPYSNHFLFLLSSKAGGVGLNLVGASHLVLYDIDWNPANDIQAMARVWRDGQKKTVHIYRLLTAGTIEERIFQRQVSKQGLSGTVVDLGKGAEHTSFSTSELRDLFSLTDTPSLTHDLLNCNCSMDGTIQAMEEEVEQRSDRPCQLGRLGDRVGEGGVSQKHLSMSELMQWRHFSGETATFSDPYLDHARNHITFAFQSTMSHAAQ